Proteins from a genomic interval of Rosa chinensis cultivar Old Blush chromosome 2, RchiOBHm-V2, whole genome shotgun sequence:
- the LOC112188122 gene encoding protein Brevis radix-like 2, translating into MLTCISCSSKQLNNGSLPHQDDDDGVVATPRTKQALKALTAQIKDMALKASGAYKNCKPCSRPCGDHRNRNCADSDTASESAKFHCSYRRTGSSNSTPRLWGKEMESRLKALSSGEGTPASVSGRTESVVLMEDDEPKEWEAQVEPGVLITFVSLPQGGNDLKRIRFSRELFNKWQAQRWWAENYDKVMELYNVQRFNHQEVPLPTPPRDEDESSKVESSRESPVTPPMGKERLPRNFHRPMGVGYSSSDSLDHHPMQSRHYCDTSGLASTPKLSSISGVKTESSSIDGSIRSSSEADRSEVSISNASDMETEWVEQDEPGVYITIRALPGGGRELRRVRFSREKFGEMHARLWWEENRARIQEQYL; encoded by the exons ATGCTGACGTGTATTTCCTGCTCCTCCAAGCAGCTCAACAATGGATCTCTACCGCACCAGGATGACGACGACGGCGTTGTCGCCACTCCGAGGACGAAGCAAGCTCTCAAGGCTCTCACCGCTCAG ATCAAGGACATGGCATTGAAGGCCTCGGGAGCCTACAAGAACTGCAAGCCGTGTTCGAGGCCGTGCGGGGATCACCGGAACCGGAACTGTGCGGATTCCGATACGGCGTCGGAGTCGGCGAAGTTCCACTGCTCGTACCGGAGAACCGGGAGCTCGAATTCGACGCCGAGGCTGTGGGGGAAGGAGATGGAGAGCAGGCTGAAGGCGCTTTCGAGCGGCGAAGGGACGCCGGCGTCGGTGAGTGGGAGGACTGAGTCTGTGGTgttgatggaggatgatgagcCAAAGGAATGGGAAGCGCAAGTGGAGCCGGGTGTGCTCATCACTTTTGTTTCTCTGCCCCAAGGAGGAAATGATCTGAAGCGCATTCGATTCAG CCGGGAACTGTTTAACAAATGGCAAGCTCAGAGGTGGTGGGCAGAGAATTATGACAAGGTCATGGAATTATACAATGTGCAAAGGTTCAATCACCAAGAAGTCCCACTTCCAACCCCACCTAGAGATGAAGATGAG AGTTCAAAGGTTGAATCTTCTAGGGAAAGTCCCGTGACTCCCCCAATGGGCAAAGAACGCCTGCCCCGCAACTTCCACCGGCCAATGGGCGTGGGGTACTCTTCATCAGATTCACTTGATCACCATCCAATGCAATCCCGTCACTACTGTGACACCAGTGGTTTAGCTTCAACTCCTAAACTTTCCAGCATAAGTGGAGTCAAAACTGAGTCGTCATCAATAGATGGTTCTATAAGGAGTAGTTCAGAGGCAGATCGCTCAGAGGTTTCAATTAGCAATGCCAGCGATATGGAGACTGAATGGGTTGAGCAGGATGAACCAGGAGTGTACATCACTATCAGAGCATTGCCAGGTGGTGGTCGGGAGCTCAGACGTGTCCGGTTCAG CCGAGAAAAGTTTGGTGAAATGCATGCGAGATTGTGGTGGGAAG